In Qipengyuania psychrotolerans, one DNA window encodes the following:
- the metH gene encoding methionine synthase encodes MSDLTTARFVNIGERTNVTGSARFKKLIMADDYETAVEVAREQVENGAQVIDVNMDEGLLDAVHAMTTFLKLIAAEPDIARVPVMIDSSKFEVIEAGLKCVSGKPIVNSISMKEGEEQFLDHARICMDYGAAAVVMAFDETGQADTKERKVEICSRAYDLLTGIGFPPEDIIFDPNIFAVATGIEEHDRYGLDFLEAVAEIKQRCPHAKTSGGLSNLSFSFRGNETVRRAMHSVFLFHAIPAGLDMAIVNAGQLDVYDQIDPQLREAVEDVILMRRPDATERLIDLAESYKGKTAADEKAEEEWRGWPVVKRLEHALVKGIDAHVVADTEEARQQVEADGGRPIEVIEGPLMDGMNVVGDLFGSGKMFLPQVVKSARVMKKAVAHLIPFIEAEKEASGLANQSKGKIVMATVKGDVHDIGKNIVGVVLQCNGYEVIDLGVMVPWSQILQAAKDADADMIGLSGLITPSLDEMVTVAEEMQRAGMTMPLLIGGATTSKVHTALRIDPAYDGPVIHVLDASRAVGVASRLLSDTQCDEFVEATAAEYVKVREARAGKSPSVLLSLDEARSNYYDAFLSDKAAPPLQPGIHTFDGWDLSDLREYIDWTPFFRAWELHGNYPAILTDEVVGETSRQLFDDANAMLDRIVAEKWLTAKGVAGFWPCARDGDDVTIYNDDGSEHVSLPFLRQQVKKSRDRANMCLADFIDPAGDWIGGFAVGIHGIEDHSKAFLADKDDYSDILLKALADRFAEAFAERLHKHVRTDLWGYAPQEQLTNDGLIKEKYRGIRPAPGYPACPDHSLKPVLFDLLDAEANTGISLTENFAMYPTAAVSGFYFGHPESQYFGVARIGRDQLEDYAARRGVDLETAERWLRPNLD; translated from the coding sequence ATGAGTGACCTGACAACCGCCCGCTTCGTCAACATCGGCGAACGCACCAATGTGACCGGGTCGGCCCGCTTCAAGAAGCTGATCATGGCGGACGATTACGAAACGGCCGTTGAGGTCGCGCGCGAGCAGGTCGAAAACGGCGCGCAGGTGATCGACGTGAACATGGACGAAGGGCTGCTCGACGCGGTTCATGCCATGACGACCTTCCTCAAGCTGATCGCTGCGGAACCCGATATCGCGCGCGTACCGGTCATGATCGACAGCTCGAAATTCGAGGTGATCGAGGCGGGGCTGAAATGTGTATCGGGCAAGCCGATCGTCAATTCCATCAGCATGAAGGAAGGCGAGGAGCAATTCCTCGATCATGCCCGCATCTGCATGGATTATGGCGCTGCCGCAGTGGTGATGGCATTCGACGAGACAGGTCAGGCCGATACGAAAGAGCGGAAGGTCGAGATCTGCTCTCGCGCCTATGACCTGTTGACCGGCATCGGCTTCCCGCCTGAAGATATCATTTTCGACCCGAACATCTTCGCTGTGGCCACGGGGATCGAGGAACACGACCGCTATGGTCTCGACTTCCTCGAAGCGGTTGCCGAAATCAAGCAGCGCTGCCCCCATGCCAAGACAAGCGGCGGACTGTCGAACCTGTCCTTCAGCTTCCGCGGGAACGAGACTGTACGCCGTGCGATGCATTCGGTCTTCCTGTTCCATGCGATACCTGCCGGGCTGGACATGGCCATCGTCAACGCCGGACAGCTCGACGTCTACGATCAAATCGATCCGCAATTACGCGAAGCGGTCGAGGACGTGATCCTCATGCGCCGCCCGGATGCGACCGAGCGGCTGATTGATCTTGCCGAAAGCTACAAGGGCAAGACCGCGGCGGACGAGAAGGCCGAAGAGGAATGGCGCGGCTGGCCGGTCGTCAAGCGGCTCGAACATGCACTGGTCAAAGGCATCGATGCCCATGTGGTGGCCGACACCGAGGAGGCCCGCCAGCAAGTGGAGGCGGACGGTGGACGCCCAATCGAGGTTATCGAAGGCCCGCTGATGGACGGCATGAATGTCGTTGGCGACCTGTTCGGCAGCGGCAAGATGTTCCTGCCGCAGGTGGTCAAGTCGGCCCGCGTCATGAAGAAGGCGGTAGCGCACCTCATCCCTTTCATCGAAGCGGAGAAGGAAGCATCCGGGCTTGCCAACCAGTCCAAGGGCAAGATCGTGATGGCGACGGTAAAGGGCGACGTCCACGATATCGGCAAGAACATCGTGGGCGTGGTCCTCCAGTGTAATGGCTACGAAGTGATCGACCTGGGCGTCATGGTCCCGTGGTCGCAAATCCTGCAGGCAGCCAAGGACGCGGACGCCGACATGATCGGCTTGTCCGGCCTGATCACGCCTTCGCTGGACGAAATGGTGACCGTCGCAGAAGAAATGCAGCGCGCCGGGATGACCATGCCGCTGCTGATTGGCGGCGCGACCACCAGCAAAGTGCACACCGCGCTGCGCATCGATCCCGCATATGACGGTCCGGTGATCCACGTTCTCGATGCTAGCCGTGCCGTGGGCGTCGCCAGCCGGCTGCTATCCGATACCCAATGCGACGAGTTCGTGGAGGCAACTGCCGCCGAATACGTCAAGGTCCGCGAGGCGCGTGCGGGCAAATCGCCAAGCGTGCTGCTTTCGCTCGATGAAGCGCGTTCAAACTATTACGACGCCTTCCTGTCAGACAAGGCGGCACCGCCCCTGCAGCCGGGCATCCATACCTTCGATGGATGGGACCTGTCCGATTTGCGCGAGTACATCGACTGGACCCCTTTCTTCCGCGCGTGGGAACTGCACGGAAACTATCCCGCCATCCTGACTGACGAAGTTGTCGGTGAAACATCGCGGCAATTGTTCGATGATGCCAACGCCATGCTCGACCGCATTGTCGCGGAGAAGTGGCTGACCGCGAAGGGTGTGGCAGGTTTCTGGCCCTGCGCCCGCGACGGCGATGACGTGACGATCTACAATGACGATGGCAGCGAGCATGTGTCGCTCCCGTTCCTGCGCCAGCAAGTGAAGAAATCGCGTGACCGGGCCAACATGTGCCTTGCCGACTTCATCGATCCGGCGGGTGACTGGATCGGCGGATTTGCCGTCGGCATTCACGGGATCGAAGACCATTCGAAAGCCTTCCTTGCCGACAAGGACGATTACTCCGACATCCTGCTGAAGGCGCTGGCAGATCGCTTCGCCGAGGCATTTGCGGAACGTTTGCACAAACATGTGCGCACTGATCTGTGGGGCTATGCGCCGCAGGAACAGCTGACCAATGACGGCCTGATCAAGGAAAAATACCGCGGGATTCGCCCAGCACCGGGCTATCCCGCGTGCCCCGACCACAGCCTGAAGCCGGTCCTGTTCGACTTGCTTGATGCAGAAGCCAACACCGGCATTTCGCTGACCGAGAATTTCGCAATGTATCCCACCGCTGCGGTCAGCGGCTTCTACTTCGGCCACCCCGAAAGCCAGTATTTCGGCGTGGCGCGGATCGGACGCGACCAGCTGGAAGATTATGCGGCGCGTCGCGGGGTAGACCTGGAAACGGCTGAACGGTGGCTTCGGCCCAATCTCGATTGA
- a CDS encoding serine hydrolase domain-containing protein, which translates to MRAIALVLAPLAAACSTVTSEPAPPASVAVVFDRETMTRPIIEGVADRGTGRPVEANDPVRIASISKLIMALATLQLVDEGKVELGADVSDYLGWKVRHPDYPDVPVTLAQLLMHRSGLRDDAGYVVPLGESLETRLAEPEAWYRGAPPGDAPFEYANLGSPLVATVLEAASGERYDRLIDRTLFAPLGIEACLNWIGCSQGFADSAVVLYRSGGEVARDDAADRPPNCTIPVGDGEDCSLENYQPGTNASIFSPQGGVRIGMEDLAKIGQELLKPAEQSFFSERVLGELIFSMMAAPKNVEFFCGYGAGIQMIEVPNHGCNDALFGDGKPRIGHAGEAYGLRSGLWLDHEGGTGIAYFVTAVPDRTAPDEGGFAPEEVALVRRAQEMTAKAGK; encoded by the coding sequence ATGCGTGCCATTGCCCTTGTTCTCGCCCCGCTTGCTGCCGCGTGTTCGACCGTGACGAGCGAGCCCGCCCCTCCCGCCAGCGTGGCAGTGGTTTTTGACCGCGAAACTATGACGCGACCCATTATCGAGGGTGTCGCCGATCGCGGCACAGGAAGGCCGGTCGAAGCCAACGACCCCGTCCGAATTGCCAGCATTTCGAAGTTGATCATGGCGCTCGCAACCTTGCAGCTTGTCGATGAAGGCAAGGTCGAATTAGGCGCGGACGTATCGGACTATCTTGGCTGGAAGGTACGCCACCCCGATTATCCGGATGTGCCGGTTACGCTTGCGCAATTGCTGATGCACCGTTCGGGCCTGCGGGACGATGCGGGCTATGTCGTGCCTTTGGGCGAAAGCCTGGAAACCCGGCTGGCGGAGCCGGAAGCATGGTATCGCGGCGCCCCTCCGGGCGATGCTCCTTTCGAATATGCCAATCTTGGATCACCGCTGGTAGCTACGGTACTCGAAGCGGCGAGCGGTGAGCGTTATGATCGTCTGATTGATCGTACCTTATTTGCTCCGCTCGGGATCGAAGCGTGTCTCAACTGGATAGGCTGCTCGCAAGGGTTCGCCGATAGTGCCGTCGTGCTTTATCGCAGTGGCGGCGAAGTGGCACGAGATGATGCGGCAGACCGGCCACCGAACTGCACCATCCCTGTCGGCGATGGGGAGGATTGCAGTCTCGAAAACTACCAACCGGGCACCAATGCTTCCATCTTCTCACCCCAGGGCGGCGTACGGATCGGTATGGAGGACCTGGCGAAAATCGGCCAGGAACTCCTCAAGCCGGCGGAGCAGAGTTTTTTCTCCGAGAGGGTGTTGGGTGAACTGATCTTCTCGATGATGGCCGCCCCGAAGAATGTCGAGTTTTTCTGCGGTTACGGCGCTGGTATCCAGATGATCGAAGTGCCGAACCATGGATGTAACGATGCCCTGTTCGGCGATGGGAAACCTCGCATCGGGCACGCCGGTGAAGCATACGGTTTGCGCTCAGGCCTGTGGCTCGATCACGAAGGGGGCACGGGCATCGCCTATTTCGTGACTGCTGTGCCCGACCGGACCGCACCCGATGAAGGCGGTTTCGCACCTGAAGAAGTGGCGCTCGTGCGCCGCGCGCAGGAAATGACCGCCAAAGCGGGGAAATAA
- the gcvT gene encoding glycine cleavage system aminomethyltransferase GcvT, with protein MSDENDTPPEIEKLPLDAWHRGKGARMVPFAGYEMPIQFDGIVVEHEWTRSQAGLFDVSHMGQLMLTGENVAEELEKLLPGAITTLKPGKVRYSLLIDEDGGILDDLMVTNATPWIEADEEAGTEGHWGDPAYYLVVNGAMKWDDIAHLREHLPDEITLTHMDEQALIALQGPNAATALNRVMRNVIDDMIFMESVVHDFGEWPLRITRAGYTGEDGFEISVPAAFAESLCDRLCAEIEVRPCGLGARDSLRLEAGLPLYGHDITTETDPVSADLGFALTKRRREEGGWMGHEPVMRVFNEGPAQKRVGLTLEGRLPAREGAKVFDGDTEIGRITSGGFSPTLGHPIAMGYLEKSYLEPGTEIEVEVRNKRLPAKVASMPFVPHRYYRGK; from the coding sequence TTGAGCGACGAAAACGATACACCGCCGGAAATTGAAAAGCTGCCGCTTGATGCCTGGCATCGCGGCAAGGGTGCGCGCATGGTGCCCTTCGCGGGCTACGAGATGCCGATCCAGTTTGACGGCATCGTCGTGGAACACGAATGGACCCGCAGCCAGGCGGGACTGTTCGACGTGAGCCACATGGGCCAGCTCATGCTGACCGGCGAAAATGTCGCCGAGGAGCTCGAGAAGCTGCTGCCCGGCGCCATCACGACGCTCAAGCCGGGCAAAGTGCGCTATTCGCTTCTGATCGACGAAGATGGCGGCATTCTTGATGACCTGATGGTCACCAATGCCACCCCGTGGATCGAAGCCGACGAGGAAGCCGGTACAGAGGGGCACTGGGGCGATCCAGCCTATTACCTGGTGGTCAACGGTGCGATGAAATGGGACGATATCGCCCATCTGCGCGAGCATCTGCCCGACGAAATCACCCTTACGCACATGGACGAACAGGCGCTGATCGCGCTGCAAGGTCCCAATGCCGCCACCGCGCTGAACCGTGTGATGCGCAACGTGATCGACGACATGATTTTCATGGAAAGCGTCGTGCACGACTTTGGCGAATGGCCGCTCCGCATCACTCGCGCAGGCTATACCGGCGAAGACGGTTTCGAAATCTCGGTTCCTGCCGCATTTGCTGAATCGCTGTGCGACCGCCTGTGCGCCGAAATCGAGGTTCGCCCGTGCGGACTTGGTGCGCGTGACAGTCTTCGCCTCGAAGCGGGCCTGCCGCTTTACGGTCACGATATCACCACTGAAACCGACCCGGTATCCGCTGATCTCGGCTTTGCGCTGACCAAGCGCCGCCGCGAGGAAGGCGGCTGGATGGGCCACGAGCCAGTGATGCGCGTCTTCAACGAAGGGCCTGCCCAAAAGCGCGTCGGCCTGACGCTGGAAGGCCGCTTGCCAGCCCGTGAAGGGGCCAAGGTGTTCGACGGCGACACGGAAATCGGCCGGATCACCAGCGGCGGCTTTTCGCCCACGCTCGGTCACCCGATTGCCATGGGGTATCTGGAAAAAAGCTACCTCGAACCGGGAACCGAGATCGAAGTCGAGGTTCGTAACAAGAGACTGCCCGCGAAGGTCGCATCCATGCCCTTCGTTCCCCATCGCTACTACAGAGGGAAATGA
- the gcvH gene encoding glycine cleavage system protein GcvH has product MARYFTEEHEWIDLEGDTATVGITDFAQEQLGDIVFVELPESGTMLEKGKDAAVVESVKAASDVYAPINGEVTEANAALEDDPALVNTSPEEDGWFFRMTVSDKSQLEGLMDAKAYKSFCDEL; this is encoded by the coding sequence ATGGCCCGTTATTTCACTGAAGAACACGAATGGATCGACCTTGAAGGCGACACTGCGACGGTAGGCATTACCGATTTCGCGCAGGAACAACTGGGCGATATCGTGTTCGTCGAACTGCCGGAAAGCGGCACCATGCTCGAAAAGGGCAAGGATGCTGCTGTGGTCGAAAGCGTGAAGGCAGCGAGCGATGTCTACGCTCCGATCAATGGCGAAGTAACCGAAGCTAATGCCGCTCTGGAAGACGATCCGGCGCTGGTGAACACCTCGCCCGAAGAAGATGGCTGGTTCTTCCGCATGACGGTTTCCGACAAGTCCCAACTCGAAGGGCTGATGGACGCCAAGGCTTACAAGAGCTTCTGCGACGAGCTGTAA
- the gcvPA gene encoding aminomethyl-transferring glycine dehydrogenase subunit GcvPA, translated as MRYLPLTDTDRSEMLAVIGAPDVDALFADVPEEARLTGPIHGLPMHASEMAVEKHMRKLSKKNLAAADAAFFIGAGAYRHHVPASVDHIIQRGEFLTAYTPYQPEIAQGTLQMLFEFQSQVARLYGCHVANASMYDGSTACWEAVAMAGRVTRKKRAVLSGALHPHYAEVVKTMAKFTEDEIAHAKLALQPQPDNDGLISRIDDQTSCVVVQYPDILGRLPDLRQIADAAHEKGALLIVVNTEPVALGAITSPGELGADIVVGEGQSIGVGLQFGGPYLGLFAVTNQKHVRQMPGRLCGETVDAEGKRGFVLTLSTREQHIRREKATSNICTNSGLCALAFSVHMTLLGEKGLRQLAMENHRLACIAADRLAKMPGVSVLNESFFNEFTIRIGRDAREVVRTLADKGVLAGVSLGRLFPDADGLADGLLVAVTETTSEEDIETLASTLEEVLS; from the coding sequence ATGCGTTATCTGCCGCTTACCGACACCGACCGTTCGGAAATGCTCGCTGTTATCGGCGCGCCCGATGTCGATGCACTGTTTGCCGATGTGCCTGAAGAGGCGCGGCTGACTGGCCCGATCCACGGCCTGCCCATGCACGCCAGCGAAATGGCGGTCGAAAAGCATATGCGAAAGCTGTCGAAGAAGAACCTCGCGGCAGCAGATGCGGCATTCTTCATCGGTGCGGGTGCCTATCGCCACCACGTCCCGGCATCCGTCGATCACATCATCCAGCGCGGCGAGTTCCTGACCGCATACACGCCCTATCAGCCGGAAATCGCCCAGGGCACGCTGCAGATGCTGTTCGAATTCCAGAGCCAGGTCGCACGGCTCTACGGTTGTCACGTGGCAAATGCGTCCATGTATGATGGTTCGACCGCTTGCTGGGAAGCGGTGGCGATGGCAGGCCGCGTCACGCGCAAGAAGCGCGCAGTTCTCTCTGGCGCATTGCACCCGCACTATGCCGAAGTCGTGAAGACGATGGCGAAGTTCACCGAGGACGAGATTGCGCACGCGAAGCTCGCACTTCAGCCGCAACCCGACAATGATGGTCTGATTTCCCGGATTGACGATCAGACGAGCTGCGTCGTGGTGCAATACCCTGACATCCTTGGCCGCCTGCCGGATCTTCGCCAGATCGCCGATGCCGCGCATGAAAAGGGCGCGCTGTTGATCGTCGTGAACACCGAACCTGTAGCCTTGGGCGCGATCACTTCGCCCGGAGAATTGGGCGCGGATATCGTCGTTGGCGAAGGCCAGTCGATCGGCGTAGGCCTCCAGTTTGGCGGCCCCTATCTCGGCCTGTTCGCCGTGACCAACCAGAAGCATGTGCGCCAGATGCCGGGCCGCCTGTGCGGCGAAACTGTCGATGCAGAGGGCAAGCGCGGTTTCGTCCTGACGCTTTCCACGCGCGAACAGCATATCCGCCGCGAGAAAGCCACGTCGAACATCTGCACCAATTCCGGCCTATGCGCGCTTGCTTTCAGCGTCCACATGACGCTGCTGGGCGAGAAGGGCCTGCGCCAGCTGGCGATGGAAAACCACCGGCTCGCCTGCATTGCTGCGGACCGGTTGGCAAAGATGCCCGGCGTCAGCGTACTCAACGAAAGCTTCTTCAACGAGTTTACGATCCGGATCGGTCGGGATGCCCGCGAGGTCGTGCGCACTCTGGCAGACAAGGGCGTGCTCGCCGGGGTTTCGCTTGGCCGCTTGTTCCCCGACGCGGACGGATTGGCCGACGGCCTGCTCGTCGCTGTTACTGAAACTACCAGCGAGGAGGACATCGAAACGCTTGCCTCCACGCTTGAGGAGGTGCTGTCGTGA
- the gcvPB gene encoding aminomethyl-transferring glycine dehydrogenase subunit GcvPB — protein sequence MNAPNQSGWKPGTPVQDHNAMSGPDTVTGNRALMLEEPLLFEIGQTDTTGVDLPEPAGGPNRLGGMDRSEAIGLPGLSEPETVRHYTRLSRQNYGIDLGFFPLGSCTMKHNPRLNEKVARMPGFADVHPLQPVDTVRGALEVVNELANWLIDLTGMHGVAMSPKAGAHGELCGILCIRAALEARGDARKVVLVPESAHGTNPATAAFAGYEVEDIPATSEGRVDLEALKARLGPDVAAVMITNPNTCGLFERDMKAISDAVHAAGGFVYCDGANFNAIVGKVRPGDLGVDAMHINLHKTFSTPHGGGGPGSGPVVLSEALAPFGPLPYVVRTDDGSVQLVEEENAAEFRHTEAFGRMTAFHGQMGMFTRALTYILSHGADGLKQVAEDAVLNANYLLRSLDDLLDAPFGPSGPCMHEALFSDEGFAQDISTLDLAKGLIDEGYHPMTMYFPLVVHGAMLIEPTETESKAALDQFVSALRSVAERARAGDESLKTAPHYAPRRRLDETLAARKPVLAYQEPVAPSGQPTMSEQGGR from the coding sequence GTGAACGCTCCGAACCAGTCCGGCTGGAAGCCCGGCACACCTGTCCAGGATCACAACGCCATGAGCGGCCCGGACACCGTCACCGGCAATCGCGCGCTGATGCTTGAAGAGCCGCTGCTGTTCGAGATCGGTCAGACCGATACGACCGGGGTTGACCTGCCAGAACCGGCGGGCGGCCCGAACCGCCTCGGCGGAATGGACCGAAGTGAAGCAATTGGCCTGCCCGGTCTTTCAGAGCCGGAAACCGTGCGTCACTACACGCGCCTGTCGCGCCAGAACTACGGTATCGACCTCGGCTTCTTCCCGCTGGGAAGCTGCACGATGAAGCACAATCCGCGCCTCAATGAAAAGGTCGCGCGGATGCCCGGCTTTGCCGATGTTCATCCGTTGCAGCCGGTAGACACCGTGCGCGGCGCGCTGGAAGTGGTGAACGAGCTGGCAAACTGGCTGATCGATCTCACCGGTATGCACGGCGTCGCGATGAGCCCCAAGGCGGGCGCTCACGGCGAATTGTGCGGTATCCTGTGTATTCGCGCCGCTCTCGAAGCGCGGGGCGATGCGCGCAAGGTCGTGCTCGTGCCCGAAAGTGCGCACGGGACGAACCCTGCAACGGCTGCTTTCGCCGGATACGAGGTTGAAGACATTCCCGCGACGTCGGAAGGACGCGTGGACCTCGAAGCGCTGAAGGCGCGCCTTGGGCCCGATGTCGCTGCGGTGATGATCACGAACCCCAACACCTGCGGCCTGTTCGAGCGCGATATGAAAGCGATCTCGGATGCGGTCCATGCAGCCGGCGGGTTCGTTTATTGCGACGGCGCGAACTTCAACGCCATCGTTGGCAAAGTGCGCCCGGGCGATCTTGGCGTCGATGCCATGCACATCAATTTGCACAAGACGTTCTCGACCCCGCACGGCGGCGGCGGTCCGGGATCAGGTCCGGTCGTCCTGTCCGAAGCGCTCGCGCCTTTTGGTCCGCTCCCCTATGTCGTGCGCACCGATGATGGCTCCGTGCAGCTGGTCGAAGAAGAAAACGCAGCCGAGTTCCGTCATACGGAGGCTTTCGGCCGCATGACTGCATTCCACGGACAGATGGGCATGTTCACCCGCGCGCTGACCTATATTCTCAGCCACGGTGCGGACGGCCTCAAGCAGGTTGCCGAAGACGCGGTGCTGAACGCCAATTATCTGCTGCGCAGCCTTGATGACCTGCTGGATGCACCTTTCGGGCCGAGCGGGCCCTGCATGCATGAAGCGCTGTTTTCGGACGAGGGGTTCGCACAGGATATCTCCACGCTCGATCTCGCCAAGGGCCTGATCGACGAGGGCTATCATCCGATGACGATGTACTTCCCATTGGTCGTCCATGGCGCAATGTTGATCGAGCCGACCGAGACCGAAAGCAAGGCGGCTCTGGACCAGTTCGTCAGCGCATTGCGCAGTGTGGCGGAACGTGCGCGCGCCGGGGATGAAAGCCTCAAGACCGCGCCGCATTATGCCCCGCGCCGCCGCCTCGACGAAACGCTCGCTGCGCGTAAGCCGGTTCTGGCGTATCAGGAGCCTGTCGCCCCGTCGGGTCAGCCCACCATGAGCGAGCAGGGCGGGCGCTAA
- a CDS encoding NTP transferase domain-containing protein, whose protein sequence is MSMNTTGKVTALLLAGKRSGALDPLAEHAGAAQKCVVPVAGKPLIEHTALALSECANVGEIRIVAHEADEIAAIPLIARLVAEGRVTFHSGAHNLVDSIFAGARGAAFPMIVTTADNCLWKPADYAEFIDHALAATADAGAALARKEDVQAADPRGQAKFYQFADGGFSNCNTYWVGNENALRAAEVMRGGGQFVKHPARIAKAFGVMNLVRFYLGNGTREKLFGQVGRRMGLRMEPVVMSNGYCAIDVDNQRTWEVTDRLLRERAPSEAG, encoded by the coding sequence ATGAGTATGAATACTACTGGAAAAGTCACTGCGTTGCTGCTCGCCGGCAAACGCTCTGGAGCCCTTGATCCTCTGGCGGAACACGCTGGTGCAGCGCAAAAATGCGTAGTGCCCGTGGCTGGCAAGCCGCTGATCGAGCATACCGCGCTAGCTTTATCGGAATGCGCAAATGTCGGCGAAATTCGTATCGTCGCCCATGAGGCGGACGAAATTGCAGCCATTCCCCTGATCGCCCGCTTGGTGGCCGAAGGGCGGGTTACGTTCCATTCCGGTGCCCACAATCTGGTCGACAGCATCTTTGCAGGCGCAAGGGGCGCGGCCTTTCCCATGATCGTGACAACCGCTGACAATTGCTTGTGGAAGCCTGCCGACTACGCCGAGTTCATCGACCACGCGCTTGCCGCCACGGCCGATGCAGGTGCCGCATTGGCACGTAAAGAAGATGTCCAGGCCGCCGATCCTCGCGGGCAAGCGAAATTCTATCAGTTTGCCGACGGGGGATTTTCCAACTGCAACACGTATTGGGTTGGCAATGAAAACGCGCTTAGGGCGGCCGAAGTCATGCGCGGAGGTGGCCAGTTCGTGAAACACCCTGCGCGTATCGCGAAAGCATTCGGAGTCATGAACCTGGTCCGGTTCTACCTCGGCAATGGCACCCGCGAAAAACTGTTCGGCCAGGTCGGCAGGCGCATGGGCCTGCGGATGGAGCCGGTTGTCATGAGCAATGGCTATTGTGCCATCGATGTCGACAACCAGCGGACCTGGGAAGTAACCGACCGCCTATTGCGCGAACGTGCCCCGAGCGAGGCGGGCTGA
- the mmsB gene encoding 3-hydroxyisobutyrate dehydrogenase yields MKIAFIGLGNMGGGMAANLVKAGHEVNAFDLSEEALETARNNGCATFTDASEAVQGVDGVVTMLPNGGIVKSVYEGSVIGKAPAGAVLLDCSTIDVATAKEVIAKAEAAGYDMVDAPVSGGIAAANGGTLTFMVGGTDKAFKRAEEVLSAMGKAVIHAGDAGAGQTAKICNNMLLAISMIGTAEAMKMAERLGLDPQKFYEISSQSSGYCWSLNAYTPMPGVGVESPADNDYKGGFATALMLKDLRLAMEAARNVDATTLLGAKAAEIYEALAQESGDLDFSSVIRTL; encoded by the coding sequence ATGAAAATCGCCTTCATCGGCCTCGGCAACATGGGCGGCGGGATGGCCGCGAACCTCGTTAAGGCGGGGCACGAGGTAAACGCCTTCGACCTTTCGGAAGAGGCGCTTGAGACGGCCAGAAACAATGGCTGCGCGACTTTCACCGACGCCAGTGAAGCCGTACAGGGCGTCGACGGCGTGGTCACCATGCTGCCCAATGGCGGGATCGTGAAATCGGTCTACGAAGGCAGCGTGATAGGCAAGGCCCCCGCAGGCGCGGTGCTGCTCGATTGCTCGACCATCGACGTCGCCACCGCCAAGGAAGTGATTGCGAAAGCCGAAGCTGCCGGATACGACATGGTCGATGCCCCCGTTTCCGGCGGGATCGCAGCGGCCAATGGCGGCACGCTCACCTTCATGGTCGGCGGGACCGACAAGGCCTTCAAGCGCGCCGAAGAGGTGCTGAGCGCGATGGGCAAGGCCGTGATCCACGCGGGCGATGCAGGCGCGGGGCAGACCGCAAAGATCTGCAACAACATGCTGCTCGCCATTTCGATGATCGGCACGGCGGAAGCCATGAAGATGGCCGAGAGGCTCGGCCTCGATCCGCAAAAATTCTACGAAATTTCCAGCCAGTCGTCCGGCTATTGCTGGTCACTCAATGCCTATACGCCCATGCCGGGTGTCGGCGTCGAGAGCCCTGCGGACAACGACTACAAAGGCGGTTTTGCCACTGCCCTGATGCTCAAGGACTTGCGCCTTGCGATGGAAGCTGCACGCAATGTCGATGCGACCACCTTGCTTGGCGCAAAAGCCGCTGAAATTTACGAAGCACTTGCGCAAGAGAGCGGCGATCTCGACTTTTCTTCGGTGATCAGGACGCTTTGA